In Paenibacillus kyungheensis, the following are encoded in one genomic region:
- a CDS encoding GNAT family N-acetyltransferase gives MRAIDYHHYFWQDDKIRLRAIQDEDWESHYINRFDSEARRLLETAIELPPTASEAQQFVERFKDFANQQSRLMFAIDTLDGEHVGALNMNSIDERNGTFSIGIQIDKDHRGQGYGTRAIKILLTYAFLERRLNKFNDYVLEGNEGSIRMMQKLGCVQEGVRRQVIYTHGKYQDLILFGLTKDEFIAYHNI, from the coding sequence ATGCGTGCTATTGATTATCATCACTATTTTTGGCAAGATGATAAAATTCGATTACGAGCTATCCAAGACGAAGATTGGGAAAGTCATTATATTAATCGATTTGATTCTGAAGCTAGACGATTATTAGAAACAGCGATCGAACTTCCTCCCACTGCTAGTGAAGCACAGCAATTTGTAGAAAGATTTAAAGATTTCGCTAATCAGCAATCTCGTTTGATGTTTGCTATTGATACACTCGATGGGGAACATGTTGGAGCACTCAATATGAACAGTATTGATGAACGTAATGGAACATTCAGTATTGGTATACAAATAGATAAAGATCATCGTGGTCAAGGCTACGGTACACGAGCTATTAAAATTCTGCTTACTTACGCCTTTTTAGAACGAAGATTGAATAAGTTTAATGATTATGTATTAGAAGGCAATGAAGGCTCTATTCGTATGATGCAGAAATTAGGGTGTGTGCAAGAAGGAGTACGACGCCAAGTCATTTATACTCATGGAAAATATCAAGATTTGATATTATTTGGCTTAACCAAAGACGAATTTATTGCTTATCATAACATCTAA